A genomic window from Pseudocitrobacter corydidari includes:
- a CDS encoding PLP-dependent aminotransferase family protein, producing the protein MQSDGPRYRQIARQLKTAIEEGKLTAGRRLPSSRVYAQELGVSRVTVENAYGELVAQGWLERRGQAGTFVSEHLTLKPAVAEPTWFGGEEPHPQPFQLGLPALDLFPRALWAKVMGRRLRTQTRFDLALGDVCGEMALRQAIVEYLRLSRSIECQPEQVFITSGYAASMSLILRALDGYGQGMWVEDPGFPLIRPVIAQERVNLLPVPVDGDGMNVEWALANVPDARFALLTPAHQSPLGVALSLPRRRQLLDWATRQQAWIIEDDYDSEFRYQGKPLPPLKSLDAPQRVIYAGTFSKAMFPALRTAWLVVPVPLVTQFRRHVQKIACPVPLLWQQTLGDFIHEGHFWRHLKKMRVHYAERRRWLEEALQAHGFNVVAQQGGIQLVVNISGDDRLQARRARDAGLAVQAVNDWRIHGSGAPGLIISFTNITSQAMAREQVLALKQALN; encoded by the coding sequence ATGCAAAGTGATGGCCCACGCTATCGGCAGATTGCCAGGCAGCTGAAAACCGCGATTGAGGAAGGCAAGCTCACGGCAGGCAGGCGACTGCCGTCCAGCCGGGTATATGCTCAGGAGCTGGGCGTGTCGCGCGTGACGGTGGAAAATGCATACGGCGAGCTGGTGGCGCAGGGATGGCTGGAGCGGCGCGGCCAGGCCGGGACGTTTGTCAGTGAACATCTCACGCTCAAACCGGCAGTGGCAGAGCCAACCTGGTTTGGCGGCGAGGAACCGCATCCACAGCCTTTTCAGCTTGGGCTGCCCGCGCTGGATCTCTTCCCGCGCGCATTGTGGGCAAAAGTGATGGGACGGCGGTTGCGTACTCAGACGCGTTTTGACCTGGCGCTGGGCGATGTGTGTGGCGAGATGGCGCTACGTCAGGCGATTGTCGAGTATCTGCGGCTATCGCGAAGTATTGAGTGCCAGCCGGAACAGGTTTTTATTACGTCGGGCTATGCGGCGTCGATGAGTCTGATTCTGCGCGCGCTAGATGGCTATGGTCAGGGCATGTGGGTGGAAGATCCCGGTTTTCCGTTAATCCGCCCGGTGATTGCGCAGGAGCGGGTGAACCTGTTGCCGGTCCCGGTGGATGGCGATGGGATGAATGTGGAGTGGGCGCTTGCTAACGTGCCAGACGCCCGTTTTGCGCTGCTCACCCCGGCACATCAAAGCCCGCTGGGCGTGGCGCTCTCTCTGCCGCGTCGTCGCCAACTGCTGGACTGGGCAACGCGTCAGCAGGCGTGGATCATTGAAGATGATTACGACAGTGAGTTTCGCTATCAGGGGAAACCCCTGCCGCCGCTTAAAAGCCTGGATGCGCCGCAGCGTGTCATTTATGCCGGCACCTTCAGTAAAGCGATGTTTCCGGCGCTGCGCACCGCCTGGCTGGTGGTACCTGTGCCGCTGGTGACGCAGTTTCGCCGCCATGTGCAAAAAATTGCCTGCCCGGTGCCGCTGCTGTGGCAGCAAACGTTGGGTGATTTTATCCATGAAGGCCACTTCTGGCGGCATCTGAAGAAGATGCGCGTGCATTACGCCGAGCGGCGGCGCTGGCTGGAAGAGGCCTTACAGGCGCACGGTTTTAACGTGGTGGCGCAGCAAGGGGGCATTCAACTGGTGGTCAATATTTCCGGTGACGATAGGTTGCAGGCGCGGCGGGCGCGCGACGCCGGGCTGGCCGTGCAGGCGGTGAATGACTGGCGGATCCACGGAAGCGGGGCGCCAGGGCTCATCATCAGCTTTACCAATATTACGTCGCAGGCGATGGCAAGGGAGCAGGTGTTGGCATTAAAGCAGGCTTTAAATTAA
- a CDS encoding DUF883 family protein, whose amino-acid sequence MPNRFGRNDVVDETQDIQDQVNQLADSLEDVLKSWGSDAKGEADAARRKAQALLKESRARLHGRSRSQQAACDYLNCASTYVREKPWQSLGAVAAVGIFVGALLSLRR is encoded by the coding sequence ATGCCTAATCGATTTGGCCGCAATGACGTAGTTGATGAGACGCAGGATATTCAGGATCAAGTCAATCAGTTAGCCGACAGTCTTGAGGATGTACTGAAAAGCTGGGGTAGCGATGCAAAAGGCGAAGCTGACGCCGCACGTCGCAAAGCACAGGCGCTGTTAAAAGAGTCTCGCGCTCGCTTGCATGGCCGCAGCCGTTCACAGCAGGCCGCCTGTGATTACCTGAATTGCGCCAGTACCTACGTACGTGAAAAGCCCTGGCAAAGTTTAGGCGCGGTTGCCGCCGTTGGGATATTTGTTGGCGCATTATTAAGTTTGCGTCGATAA
- a CDS encoding DUF2002 family protein produces the protein MYLRPDEVARVLEKVGFTVDVVTQKAYGYRRGENYVYVNREARMGRTALIIHPALKERSNSLAEPASEIKTCDHYEQFPLYLGGNEQQHYGIPHGFSSRIALERYLNGLFGEFH, from the coding sequence ATGTATTTACGACCTGATGAGGTGGCGCGCGTTCTTGAAAAAGTGGGCTTCACTGTGGATGTGGTAACCCAAAAAGCCTACGGCTATCGCCGTGGCGAGAATTATGTTTACGTGAATCGTGAAGCGCGGATGGGACGCACGGCGTTGATTATCCATCCGGCGTTAAAAGAGCGTAGTAATTCGTTAGCAGAACCGGCTTCTGAAATCAAAACCTGCGATCACTACGAGCAATTTCCCCTCTATTTAGGTGGGAATGAACAGCAACATTACGGTATTCCGCATGGCTTCAGTTCGCGTATTGCCCTGGAGCGGTATCTGAACGGTTTATTTGGCGAGTTTCACTAA
- the alaE gene encoding L-alanine exporter AlaE, which produces MFSAQSRLRHAAADTFAMVVYCSVVNMMIEIFLSGMTFEQSLSSRLLAVPVNIIIAWPYGIYRDAIMRQARRISPAGWVKNLADTLAYVTFQSPVYVIILLTIGADWHQIAAAVSSNIVVSMVMGAVYGYFLDFCRRLFRVSQYSQAKA; this is translated from the coding sequence ATGTTCTCTGCGCAGTCACGCCTGCGTCACGCAGCAGCAGACACTTTCGCCATGGTGGTCTACTGTTCCGTCGTGAACATGATGATTGAAATTTTCCTCTCCGGAATGACCTTTGAACAGTCGCTTTCTTCTCGTCTGTTAGCGGTGCCGGTAAACATTATTATTGCATGGCCGTACGGCATTTATCGTGATGCCATTATGCGCCAGGCTCGTCGCATTAGCCCGGCAGGCTGGGTGAAAAACCTCGCCGATACGCTGGCGTATGTTACGTTTCAGTCGCCGGTGTATGTGATTATCCTGCTGACTATCGGCGCTGACTGGCATCAGATTGCCGCCGCCGTAAGCTCGAATATCGTGGTTTCAATGGTGATGGGTGCGGTGTACGGCTATTTTCTCGATTTCTGCCGCCGTCTTTTCCGTGTAAGCCAGTACAGTCAGGCAAAGGCATAA
- the stpA gene encoding DNA-binding protein StpA, producing the protein MSVMLQKLNNIRSLRAMARDFSIDVLEEMLEKVRIVTEEKRNEEQLAMQQRAEQQEKINTWLELMQADGISPEELADMKAAIAAAPKKRASRPAKYRFTDFNGEVKTWTGQGRTPKPIAQALANGKSLDDFLI; encoded by the coding sequence ATGTCTGTTATGTTACAAAAATTGAATAACATCCGTTCTTTGCGTGCAATGGCGCGAGATTTCTCCATTGACGTTCTTGAAGAGATGCTGGAAAAAGTCAGGATCGTCACTGAAGAAAAGAGAAATGAAGAGCAGTTAGCGATGCAGCAACGCGCTGAGCAGCAAGAAAAAATTAATACCTGGCTGGAGTTAATGCAGGCTGATGGTATTTCGCCGGAAGAGCTGGCGGATATGAAAGCGGCGATTGCTGCCGCGCCGAAAAAACGCGCATCGCGTCCGGCAAAATATCGCTTTACCGATTTCAACGGTGAAGTAAAAACCTGGACCGGCCAGGGCCGTACGCCGAAACCTATCGCGCAGGCGCTGGCTAACGGTAAATCACTGGATGATTTTCTGATCTAA